Proteins found in one Miscanthus floridulus cultivar M001 chromosome 4, ASM1932011v1, whole genome shotgun sequence genomic segment:
- the LOC136548843 gene encoding UDP-glucose 4-epimerase 3-like, translating into MTAPSSAAGFPYSTVAAPQHEPLPPVAEPGFHGWRAPPVPASATEPAPHGRAQRRDDRSVGVGPWRSAGSRRSVLVTGGAGFIGTHTVLRLLEQGYGITVVDNFHNSVPEALDRVRLIAGPALSARLDFIRGDLRCTEDLEKVFAARRYDAVIHFAGLKAVGESVAHPEMYYENNLVGTINLYKAMKEHGCKKLVFSSSATVYGWPDVIPCVEDSKLQAANPYGRTKIRDYIHVVDLADGRIAALNKLFDAPDIGCVAYNLGTGRGTSVLEMVAAFKKASGKEIPTKLCPRRPGDATEVYASTEKAERELGWRAQYGIEEMCRDQWNWAKKNPYGYCGSAEK; encoded by the exons ATGACGGCACCATCCAGCGCGGCGGGCTTCCCCTACTCCACGGTGGCGGCGCCACAGCACGAGCCACTCCcgccagtggcggagccaggatttcacGGCTGG CGAGCGCCGCCGGTGCCAGCCAGTGCAACAGAACCCGCACCACACGGGCGCGCGCAGCGCAGAGACGACAGATCGGTCGGCGTCGGCCCATGGCGATCGGCGGGGAGCAGGAGGAGCGTGCTGGTGACGGGTGGCGCCGGGTTCATCGGCACGCACACGGTGCTGCGCCTCCTGGAGCAGGGCTACGGCATCACCGTCGTCGATAACTTCCACAACTCCGTCCCCGAGGCGCTCGACCGCGTCCGCCTCATCGCCGGCCCCGCGCTCTCCGCCCGCCTCGACTTCATCCGC GGGGACCTGAGGTGCACCGAGGACTTGGAGAAGGTGTTCGCTGCCAGGAG GTACGACGCCGTCATCCACTTCGCCGGGCTGAAGGCCGTGGGGGAGAGCGTCGCTCACCCGGAGATGTACTACGAGAACAACCTCGTCGGCACCATCAACCTCTACAAGGCCATGAAGGAGCACGGCTGCAAGAAG TTGGTGTTCTCGTCGTCCGCCACCGTGTACGGCTGGCCGGACGTGATCCCATGCGTCGAGGACTCCAAGCTGCAGGCCGCCAACCCCTACGGCAGGACCAAG ATCAGGGATTACATACACGTCGTCGATCTGGCCGACGGGCGTATCGCAGCGCTCAACAAGCTCTTCGACGCTCCTGATATCG GTTGTGTGGCCTACAATCTGGGCACGGGGCGCGGCACATCCGTTCTGGAGATGGTGGCGGCGTTCAAGAAGGCCTCCGGCAAG GAGATTCCCACCAAGTTGTGCCCCAGGAGACCGGGTGACGCGACGGAGGTTTACGCGTCCACTGAGAAGGCTGAAAGGGAGCTTGGATGGAG AGCCCAGTATGGAATTGAGGAGATGTGCAGGGACCAGTGGAACTGGGCCAAGAAGAACCCGTATGGCTACTGCGGTAGTGCCGAAAAATAG